From the genome of Pseudomonadota bacterium:
GCACGCGATCGGCGAGCGCGACACACCTCTGCCGCCATTGAATCTCGTGGGTGATTTTGCGGGTGGCAGTTTGTTTCTAGTCACCGGTGTGCTTGCGGCATTATGGGAGGCGCGCGTCTCCGGTCAGGGGCAGGTGGTCGATGCCGCGATTAGTGACGGCAGCGCGCACCTGATGTCGTTGTTTTATACCTTAAGTGAGTTGGGTATGTGGACAACCATTCGACAGCGCAATATGTTGGATGGCGGTGCACCGTTTTATCGGGTGTACGCCACTCAAGACGAGCGCTTTGTGGCGGTGGGCGCGCTGGAGCCGGCGTTTTTTGCCCAGTTGTTAGAGGGCACTGGTTTGCCCAGCGATTTTGCCCATCATCAACATAATCCATCGAAATGGCCGGAACTGAAAGCGGCGTTTGAGACCGTGTTTAAAACCCGCACGCGGGATGAATGGGTGGCGGTGTTTGAACAGACTGACGCCTGTGTTACGCCGGTACTGGATCTGCACGAAGCTTTGAACCATGCGCACAACGCAGCGCGCGACACATATGTAACCGTCGACGGTGTCGACCAGCCGGCACCGGCACCGCGTTTTAGTCGTACTGCCTGTGCAGCGCCGACGTCGCCTGCGTCGCTCGGAGACCTTCGGCACACCTTATCCGCCTGGGGTGTCTCTGAGTCGGCGCTATCGGCATTCGAATCCGAACGCGAGCCGTAGCCTTCTGGACTTTGTCCATCGCGCCTTTTAGTCTGGACATCCAACGTCTATTTTCGGAGGGCGACCGTGCAGCAGCTCAGCGGGCTCGACGCGTCATTTCTTTACCTTGAGACAGCCAATTCGCCGATGCATATCGGCGGCCTATCGATTTACGATCCCTCCACAGCGGAGGGTGGACGGGTCACGTTTAAACAAATATTGGCCAATATTACGGCTCGCGCGCAGCGGATTCCCGCGCTGACGAATACGCTCGTCGAGGTG
Proteins encoded in this window:
- a CDS encoding CaiB/BaiF CoA-transferase family protein, translated to MGPLNGLKIIEVKGLGPGPYAGMLLADLGADVIVIERSGAPGIAPPAERDVFSRGKRRLSLDLKSSNGIQVLKLLAQQADALIEGFRPGVMERLGVGPDALHDLNPKLVYGRMTGWGQTGPLSQRAGHDINYIALTGALHAIGERDTPLPPLNLVGDFAGGSLFLVTGVLAALWEARVSGQGQVVDAAISDGSAHLMSLFYTLSELGMWTTIRQRNMLDGGAPFYRVYATQDERFVAVGALEPAFFAQLLEGTGLPSDFAHHQHNPSKWPELKAAFETVFKTRTRDEWVAVFEQTDACVTPVLDLHEALNHAHNAARDTYVTVDGVDQPAPAPRFSRTACAAPTSPASLGDLRHTLSAWGVSESALSAFESEREP